From the Suncus etruscus isolate mSunEtr1 chromosome 19, mSunEtr1.pri.cur, whole genome shotgun sequence genome, one window contains:
- the LOC125997319 gene encoding renin receptor-like produces MAGFVVFLSLLVSCVWGNEFSILRSPGSVVFRDGNWPLPGEKIPDVVSLSMGFSVKENLSWPGLAVGNLFHRPQAIVMVMVKGVDRLTLLLPKTVLSYPLVHAVPFSLDSVANAIYSLFYEANPVVLQLAPSEERVSMVGKAKTVFEDLSVTLGQLHSRLFQENSILHSLPLNSLSRNNEVDLLFLSELQVLHDISSLLSQHKHLAKDHFPDLYSLELAGLDEIGKHYGEESSQFQDASKILADALQKFADDMYSLYDGNSVVELVTVRAFDTSLGRKARAILHLRDENDEVPYNLAYKYSIEYSVIFNMVLWITIGLTLAVLITSYNIWNMNPGYESIIYRMRNQKIRMD; encoded by the coding sequence ATGGCTGGGTTCGTTGTGTTCTTGTCCTTGTTGGTGTCCTGTGTTTGGGGGAATGAGTTTAGTATTTTAAGATCACCAGGATCTGTTGTTTTTCGTGATGGAAATTGGCCTTTACCAGGAGAGAAGATTCCAGATGTGGTGTCATTGTCCATGGGCTTCTCTGTGAAAGAAAACCTTTCTTGGCCTGGCCTGGCAGTGGGCAACCTGTTCCATCGTCCCCAGGCCATTGTAATGGTGATGGTGAAAGGAGTGGACAGACTCACCCTCCTGCTCCCCAAAACTGTCCTTTCATACCCTTTGGTGCATGCAGTTCCTTTCAGCCTTGACAGTGTTGCAAATGCCATCTATTCCTTATTTTATGAAGCAAATCCAGTGGTCTTGCAATTGGCTCCCAGTGAGGAAAGAGTTTCTATGGTGGGGAAGGCCAAGACAGTGTTTGAAGACCTTTCGGTCACCTTGGGACAGCTCCACAGTCGCCTATTTCAAGAAAACTCCATTCTCCATTCCCTTCCCCTCAATTCTCTGAGTAGAAACAATGAAGTGGATTTGCTCTTTCTTTCGGAGCTGCAAGTGCTGCATGATATTTCCAGTTTGTTGTCTCAACATAAGCATCTAGCCAAGGATCATTTTCCTGATTTATATTCACTGGAGCTGGCAGGCTTGGATGAAATTGGGAAGCATTATGGAGAAGAATCTTCACAATTCCAAGATGCATCCAAGATCCTGGCAGATGCTCTACAGaaatttgcagatgacatgtacAGCCTTTATGATGGCAACTCAGTAGTGGAATTAGTGACTGTCAGAGCTTTCGACACGTCCCTTGGGAGGAAGGCAAGGGCCATTCTTCATCTCAGGGATGAGAATGATGAAGTTCCTTACAACCTTGCGTATAAGTATAGCATTGAATATTCGGTGATATTTAATATGGTCCTGTGGATAACGATAGGCCTGACCTTGGCCGTGCTTATTACCTCCTACAACATTTGGAACATGAATCCTGGATATGAAAGCATCATTTATAGGATGAGAAACCAGAAGATTCGAATGGATTGA